A window of Zingiber officinale cultivar Zhangliang chromosome 5A, Zo_v1.1, whole genome shotgun sequence contains these coding sequences:
- the LOC121981444 gene encoding probable metal-nicotianamine transporter YSL9, whose amino-acid sequence MAEARETEEIEKGEELEAAPETGAAEWKRVPPWQKQITVRGLLASACIGAMYSVIVMKLNLTTGLVPTLNVSAALLAFVILRSWTKLMGKVGVLTTPFTRQENTVVQTCAVACYSIAVGGGFGSYLLGLNKKTYEQAGVDTEGNVPGSYKEPGIGWMTGFLVTVSFVGLLALVPLRKVMIIDYKLTYPSGTATAVLINGFHTPQGDELAKKQVRGFAKYFTLSFLWSFFQWFYSGGDGCGFSQFPTFGLKAWKQTFFFDFSLTYVGAGMICSHIVNLSLMLGAVLSWGIMWPLISELRGDWFSASIPQSSMRSLQGYKVFISIALILGDGLYNFLKILAFTARSVHARASLRIKQDQENMVMDDLQRNEVFNRGTIPVWLAYTGYAIFALVSAVAIPIMFREVRWYYVVIAYILAPALGFCNAYGAGLTDMNMAYNYGKVSLFILAAWAGKDTGVVAGLVGCGLIKSVVSISADLMHDFKTGHLTMTSPRSMLVSQAIGTAMGCVIAPLTFFLFYKAFDVGNPEGSWKAPYALIYRNMAILGVEGFSALPRHCLQLCYGFFGFAVAANVIRDVFPGKYGRWVPLPMAMAVPFLVGANFAVDMCVGSLIVVACHKIDGKKAALMVPAVASGLICGDGLWILPSSFLALAKVKPPICMNFSAA is encoded by the exons ATGGCGGAGGCGAGAGAGACGGAAGAGATCGAGAAAGGTGAGGAATTGGAAGCGGCCCCGGAAACAGGAGCCGCAGAGTGGAAGCGAGTCCCGCCATGGCAGAAGCAAATAACCGTGCGCGGTCTGTTGGCGAGCGCCTGTATCGGGGCAATGTACAGTGTGATCGTCATGAAGCTTAACCTCACAACGGGGCTGGTGCCGACGCTCAACGTCTCGGCGGCGCTTCTCGCCTTCGTCATCCTCCGGTCGTGGACCAAGCTGATGGGCAAAGTCGGCGTCCTCACCACACCCTTCACGCGCCAGGAGAACACCGTGGTGCAGACCTGCGCCGTCGCTTGTTATAGCATTGCCGTCGGAG gtggatttggatcgtATCTGTTGGGTTTGAACAAGAAGACCTACGAGCAAGCAGGTGTGGATACAGAGGGCAATGTTCCAGGGAGCTACAAAGAGCCTGGGATCGGTTGGATGACCGGGTTTCTTGTCACTGTTAGCTTCGTTGGATTGCTTGCCTTGGTTCCTCTCAGAAAG GTCATGATCATTGACTACAAGCTTACTTATCCAAGTGGAACAGCGACTGCCGTCCTCATCAATGGCTTCCACACGCCTCAGGGAGACGAGTTGGCCAA GAAACAGGTTCGTGGATTTGCAAAATATTTCACACTGAGCTTCTTGTGGAGCTTCTTCCAATGGTTCTACTCGGGAGGTGATGGTTGTGGATTCTCACAGTTCCCTACCTTCGGCCTCAAAGCCTGGAAACAAAC GTTTTTCTTCGATTTTAGCCTGACATACGTGGGAGCTGGCATGATATGTTCCCATATTGTGAACCTTTCTCTCATGCTCGGAGCAGTACTGTCGTGGGGAATAATGTGGCCACTGATAAGTGAACTCAGAGGCGACTGGTTCTCTGCTAGCATACCGCAGAGTAGCATGAGAAGCTTGCAAGGTTACAAG GTCTTCATCTCCATCGCCCTTATCCTTGGAGACGGGCTCTATAATTTCCTAAAGATTTTAGCTTTCACTGCAAGAAGCGTGCATGCCAGAGCATCGCTCAGGATCAAGCAAG ACCAGGAGAACATGGTGATGGACGATCTTCAGCGCAACGAGGTGTTCAACAGAGGGACCATTCCTGTGTGGTTGGCCTACACCGGCTACGCGATCTTCGCCCTGGTCTCTGCCGTGGCGATCCCCATCATGTTCCGAGAGGTGAGGTGGTATTATGTGGTTATCGCCTACATACTCGCGCCCGCGCTCGGCTTCTGCAACGCCTACGGCGCCGGCCTCACCGACATGAACATGGCCTACAACTACGGCAAGGTCTCCCTCTTCATCCTGGCAGCGTGGGCTGGGAAGGACACGGGCGTGGTGGCCGGTCTTGTGGGCTGCGGCCTCATAAAGTCCGTCGTCTCCATCTCCGCTGATCTAATGCACGACTTCAAGACCGGGCATCTGACCATGACCTCGCCGCGGTCGATGCTGGTGAGCCAGGCCATAGGAACCGCTATGGGCTGCGTCATCGCCCCCCTGACTTTCTTCCTCTTCTATAAGGCCTTCGACGTGGGGAATCCGGAGGGCAGTTGGAAGGCCCCGTACGCTTTGATCTACCGAAACATGGCGATTTTGGGAGTGGAGGGCTTCTCGGCGTTGCCTCGCCACTGCTTGCAGCTTTGTTATGGTTTCTTCGGCTTCGCAGTCGCAGCGAACGTGATCAGAGATGTGTTTCCTGGCAAGTACGGGCGGTGGGTTCCCTTGCCGATGGCCATGGCGGTGCCGTTCCTGGTGGGAGCCAACTTCGCCGTCGACATGTGTGTAGGCAGCTTGATAGTCGTCGCTTGCCATAAGATTGACGGGAAGAAGGCGGCTTTGATGGTGCCTGCGGTTGCGTCTGGCCTAATCTGCGGGGATGGATTGTGGATTCTTCCCTCCTCATTTCTCGCTCTCGCCAAAGTCAAACCTCCTATTTGCATGAACTTTTCAGCTGCTTAA